In Vigna unguiculata cultivar IT97K-499-35 chromosome 3, ASM411807v1, whole genome shotgun sequence, a single genomic region encodes these proteins:
- the LOC114178814 gene encoding malate dehydrogenase 2, peroxisomal → MEARAGANQRIARISAHLQPSNFQERGDVILKRAECRAKGGAPGFKVAILGAAGGIGQSLSLLMKINPLVSVLHLYDVVNTPGVTADISHMDTGAVVRGFLGQPQLENALTGMDLVIIPAGVPRKPGMTRDDLFKINAGIVKTLSEGIAKCCPNAIVNLISNPVNSTVAIAAEVFKSAGTYDPKRLLGVTALDVVRANTFVAEVLGVDPREVDVPVVGGHAGVTILPLLSQVKPPSSFTAEETEYLTNRIQNGGTEVVEAKAGAGSATLSMAYAAAKFADACLRGLKGEAGVVECAFVDSQVTELPFFATKVRLGRAGAEEVYQLGPLNEYERIGLEKAKKELAGSIQKGIDFIRK, encoded by the exons ATGGAGGCACGTGCAGGAGCCAATCAGCGTATTGCAAGAATCTCTGCTCATCTTCAGCCATCAAATTTCCAG GAAAGGGGCGATGTTATTCTCAAGAGAGCTGAGTGCAGAGCAAAGGGTGGGGCACCCGGATTCAAAGTGGCAATTTTGGGGGCTGCTGGGGGAATTGGTCAATCCCTTTCTTTGTTGATGAAGATTAACCCATTGGTTTCGGTTCTTCATCtttatgatgttgtcaacaCCCCCGGTGTCACAGCTGATATTAGCCACATGGACACCGGTGCTGTG GTTCGTGGCTTTCTGGGACAGCCACAACTCGAGAATGCACTCACTGGCATGGACTTGGTAATCATACCTGCTGGGGTGCCAAGGAAACCTGGGATGACAAGGgatgatttatttaaaataaatgctgGAATTGTGAAGACCCTTAGTGAAGGAATTGCCAAGTGCTGCCCCAATGCAATCGTCAACTTGATCAGTAATCCAGTCAATTCCACTGTTGCTATTGCTGCAGAGGTTTTCAAGAGCGCCGGTACATATGACCCAAAGCGACTACTGGGTGTTACAGCCCTTGACGTTGTGAGGGCAAATACTTTTGTG GCAGAGGTACTGGGAGTGGATCCAAGAGAGGTTGACGTTCCAGTGGTGGGAGGTCATGCTGGGGTCACAATTTTGCCTCTTTTGTCACAG GTTAAGCCTCCCAGTAGCTTCACTGCAGAAGAAACTGAATACCTGACAAATCGCATTCAAAATGGAGGAACTGAAGTTGTGGAG GCAAAAGCTGGTGCTGGTTCGGCCACACTATCCATG GCATATGCAGCTGCCAAGTTTGCGGACGCATGCCTCCGTGGCTTGAAAGGGGAAGCTGGGGTGGTGGAGTGTGCTTTTGTTGATTCTCAG GTTACGGAACTTCCCTTCTTCGCAACCAAGGTGCGTCTCGGTCGTGCCGGAGCAGAAGAGGTATATCAATTAGGCCCCCTCAACGAGTATGAAAG GATTGGGTTGGAAAAAGCAAAGAAAGAGTTAGCAGGAAGCATCCAGAAGGGTATAGACTTCatcagaaaataa
- the LOC114179595 gene encoding transcription factor NAI1-like isoform X1, with the protein MSKFFIFNNVHVHVPKNHGVFMILTSCSFDCRIGFLMEISSIRELPDMKEQEIMEDPNFLRQWHLSSIEDPNLLPIAAAFGETFQHHAFTYPDFNPKASMETTLMDIERPTKHHRNISWNPIKGSAQTSDTQFVSFPNLLSFMDSNHISPLGLVKANEMACPITNNSTTSLDTFSQGILGNHNYLFKACQETKKIGRRSKISHPQDHIIAERKRREKLSQRFIALSALVPGLQKTDKASILGDAISYLKQLQEKVKALEEAQNMKKTVESVVIVRKSQLSNDVNNSSEYVGPLFDETVPEIEARFCERNVLIRVHCEKTKGVVEKTIHEIENLHLKVTNSNAMAFGRCAIDMTIIAQMDMEFCMGVKDVVRNLRSAFTSFM; encoded by the exons ATGAGTAAGTTTTTTATCTTCAACAATGTACATGTACATGTACCAAAGAATCATGGAGTGTTTATGATTCTTACTTCTTGCTCTTTTGATTGCAGAATTGGCTTTCTTATGGAGATCTCATCCATCAGAGAATTACCTGATATG AAGGAGCAGGAAATAATGGAGGACCCTAATTTTCTCCGTCAGTGGCACCTGAGTTCTATTGAGGACCCTAACTTACTGCCAATAGCTGCTGCTTTTGGAGAGACTTTTCAACATCATGCATTTACATATCCAGACTTCAATCCCAAAGCTTCCATGGAAACTACACTTATGGACATTGAAAGACCAACAAAACATCATAGAAACATCAGCTGGAATCCTATCAAAGGTTCTGCTCAGACATCAGATACACAATTTGTATCTTTCCCAAATCTTCTTTCGTTTATGGATTCCAATCACATAAGTCCACTGGGATTAGTGAAGGCCAATGAGATGGCTTGTCCTATAACCAATAATAGCACAACTTCTCTGGACACTTTTTCTCAAGGAATCTTGGGGAATCATAACTATCTCTTTAAGGCATGCCAAGAGACCAAAAAGATTGGAAGACGCTCAAAAATTTCTCATCCTCAAGACCACATCATAGCTGAAAGAAAGCGAAGAGAGAAGCTCAGCCAGAGGTTCATTGCTTTATCTGCACTTGTTCCTGGACTACAGAAG ACGGACAAAGCTTCTATTCTTGGAGATGCTATCAGCTACTTGAAGCAATTGCAAGAGAAAGTAAAGGCTCTTGAGGAAGCACAAAACATGAAGAAAACTGTGGAGTCTGTGGTGATTGTGAGGAAATCTCAACTGTCCAATGATGTTAACAATTCTTCGGAATATGTTGGTCCGTTATTTGACGAAACAGTTCCCGAAATtgaagcaagattttgtgaGAGAAATGTCCTCATAAGAGTTCACTGTGAGAAGACCAAAGGTGTGGTGGAAAAAACAATCCATGAAATTGAGAACCTCCATCTGAAGGTCACCAACAGCAATGCCATGGCATTTGGGAGATGTGCCATTGATATGACAATCATTGCTCAG ATGGATATGGAATTTTGCATGGGAGTGAAGGATGTAGTGAGAAATCTGCGATCAGCTTTTACATCTTTCATGTGA
- the LOC114179595 gene encoding transcription factor bHLH25-like isoform X2: MEISSIRELPDMKEQEIMEDPNFLRQWHLSSIEDPNLLPIAAAFGETFQHHAFTYPDFNPKASMETTLMDIERPTKHHRNISWNPIKGSAQTSDTQFVSFPNLLSFMDSNHISPLGLVKANEMACPITNNSTTSLDTFSQGILGNHNYLFKACQETKKIGRRSKISHPQDHIIAERKRREKLSQRFIALSALVPGLQKTDKASILGDAISYLKQLQEKVKALEEAQNMKKTVESVVIVRKSQLSNDVNNSSEYVGPLFDETVPEIEARFCERNVLIRVHCEKTKGVVEKTIHEIENLHLKVTNSNAMAFGRCAIDMTIIAQMDMEFCMGVKDVVRNLRSAFTSFM; the protein is encoded by the exons ATGGAGATCTCATCCATCAGAGAATTACCTGATATG AAGGAGCAGGAAATAATGGAGGACCCTAATTTTCTCCGTCAGTGGCACCTGAGTTCTATTGAGGACCCTAACTTACTGCCAATAGCTGCTGCTTTTGGAGAGACTTTTCAACATCATGCATTTACATATCCAGACTTCAATCCCAAAGCTTCCATGGAAACTACACTTATGGACATTGAAAGACCAACAAAACATCATAGAAACATCAGCTGGAATCCTATCAAAGGTTCTGCTCAGACATCAGATACACAATTTGTATCTTTCCCAAATCTTCTTTCGTTTATGGATTCCAATCACATAAGTCCACTGGGATTAGTGAAGGCCAATGAGATGGCTTGTCCTATAACCAATAATAGCACAACTTCTCTGGACACTTTTTCTCAAGGAATCTTGGGGAATCATAACTATCTCTTTAAGGCATGCCAAGAGACCAAAAAGATTGGAAGACGCTCAAAAATTTCTCATCCTCAAGACCACATCATAGCTGAAAGAAAGCGAAGAGAGAAGCTCAGCCAGAGGTTCATTGCTTTATCTGCACTTGTTCCTGGACTACAGAAG ACGGACAAAGCTTCTATTCTTGGAGATGCTATCAGCTACTTGAAGCAATTGCAAGAGAAAGTAAAGGCTCTTGAGGAAGCACAAAACATGAAGAAAACTGTGGAGTCTGTGGTGATTGTGAGGAAATCTCAACTGTCCAATGATGTTAACAATTCTTCGGAATATGTTGGTCCGTTATTTGACGAAACAGTTCCCGAAATtgaagcaagattttgtgaGAGAAATGTCCTCATAAGAGTTCACTGTGAGAAGACCAAAGGTGTGGTGGAAAAAACAATCCATGAAATTGAGAACCTCCATCTGAAGGTCACCAACAGCAATGCCATGGCATTTGGGAGATGTGCCATTGATATGACAATCATTGCTCAG ATGGATATGGAATTTTGCATGGGAGTGAAGGATGTAGTGAGAAATCTGCGATCAGCTTTTACATCTTTCATGTGA
- the LOC114176640 gene encoding L-galactose dehydrogenase produces MELRELGRTGVKVSSVGFGASPLGNVFGTVSEEQANAAVRLAFQSGINFFDTSPYYGGTLSEKVLGKALKALEAPRSSYVVATKCGRYKEGFDFSAERVTRSVEESLERLQLDYVDILQCHDIEFGSLDQIVNETIPALVKLKEAGKTRLIGITGLPLGIFSYVLDKVPPGTLDVVLSYCHYSVNDSSLGDLIPYLKSKGVGIINASPLSMGLLTHAGPPPWHPASPELKSACQAAAAHCKEKGKNISKLALQYSLLNKEISSVLVGMKSVEQVEENVAAARELAISGIDEEALSEVEAILKPVKNQSWPSGIQQS; encoded by the exons ATGGAGTTACGTGAGCTTGGTAGAACCGGAGTGAAAGTGAGCTCCGTCGGGTTCGGAGCTTCTCCACTGGGCAATGTCTTCGGCACAGTTTCCGAGGAACAGGCCAACGCTGCCGTTCGCCTCGCCTTTCAATCCGGCATCAACTTCTTCGACACTTCTCC GTATTACGGAGGGACACTGTCGGAGAAAGTGCTGGGGAAGGCACTGAAGGCTCTCGAAGCTCCTCGGAGCTCCTACGTTGTGGCGACGAAGTGCGGACGGTACAAGGAGGGTTTTGATTTCAGCGCGGAGAGAGTGACGAGGAGCGTGGAAGAGAGCTTGGAGAGGTTGCAGCTTGACTACGTCGACATTCTCCAGTGCCACGACATCGAGTTCGGTTCCCTAGACCAG ATCGTGAATGAGACGATTCCGGCGCTGGTGAAATTGAAGGAGGCGGGGAAGACGCGTTTGATCGGGATAACGGGGCTTCCTCTGGGGATTTTCAGTTACGTGCTCGATAAGGTTCCGCCTGGGACGCTTGATGTGGTTCTTTCGTATTGCCATTACTCTGTGAACGACTCCAGCTTGGGGGATTTGATACCCTATTTGAAGTCCAAAGGGGTTGGAATCATCAATGCTTCTCCGCTCTCCATGGGCCTTCTCACTCATGCTGGCCCACCTCCATGGCATCCAGCTTCGCCTGAACTCAAG TCTGCATGCCAAGCTGCTGCCGCTCATTgtaaagaaaagggaaaaaacaTTTCAAAGTTAGCGTTGCAGTACAGCTTGTTGAATAAGGAAATCTCATCCGTGCTTGTAGGCATGAAATCCGTTGAACAG GTGGAGGAAAATGTTGCTGCTGCAAGAGAACTTGCAATTTCTGGAATTGATGAAGAGGCTCTATCAGAAGTTGAAGCTATTCTGAAGCCTGTTAAAAATCAGTCATGGCCTAGTGGAATCCAGCAGAGCTGA